The Acidobacteriota bacterium genome contains a region encoding:
- a CDS encoding helix-turn-helix transcriptional regulator — protein METFGEQLRGWRSHRGLSQLSLGLNAGTSSRHISFLETGRSRPSRKMVLQLARTMDLPLRQQNAWLTSAGFAPIFGERTLDDDELRKAREAVTYLLAAHEPYPALAMDRHWQFVAWNRPQFLMLQPLADENGSLSGINALDLIFQPGPVRQQLLNWEEVAMAVLRRLHRQRVRVGNDDRLQQLWDRSIAAPDVAPLLKRRDLEKSPPPLVPMKMDYGDQQVTWINTLASFGAVGDATLEELVIESFYPADDATRAFAERLASSGS, from the coding sequence ATGGAAACCTTCGGGGAACAGCTTCGGGGCTGGCGATCTCACCGCGGCCTCAGTCAGCTTTCATTAGGACTCAACGCCGGGACCTCGTCCCGGCATATCTCGTTCCTCGAGACCGGTCGCTCTCGGCCCAGCCGGAAGATGGTCCTGCAGCTGGCCCGCACGATGGATCTTCCGCTACGCCAGCAGAATGCGTGGCTGACCAGCGCCGGCTTCGCACCGATCTTCGGTGAACGGACCCTGGACGACGACGAGCTGCGCAAGGCTCGGGAGGCGGTGACCTACCTACTCGCCGCGCACGAGCCCTATCCAGCCCTGGCCATGGATCGGCACTGGCAATTCGTCGCCTGGAACCGCCCGCAGTTCCTGATGCTGCAGCCGTTGGCCGACGAGAACGGCTCGCTCAGCGGGATCAACGCGTTGGACCTGATCTTCCAGCCGGGACCGGTCCGTCAACAGCTCCTCAACTGGGAAGAGGTGGCCATGGCCGTCTTGCGACGGCTCCACCGGCAACGGGTCCGGGTGGGAAACGACGATCGGCTTCAACAACTGTGGGATCGGTCGATCGCGGCCCCCGACGTCGCCCCGCTCCTGAAGCGGCGTGACCTGGAGAAGAGCCCTCCACCGCTGGTGCCGATGAAGATGGACTACGGGGACCAGCAGGTGACCTGGATCAACACTCTGGCCAGCTTCGGTGCCGTCGGCGACGCGACCCTGGAAGAGCTGGTCATCGAATCGTTCTACCCCGCCGACGATGCAACCCGGGCCTTCGCGGAGCGACTTGCCTCTTCTGGATCGTGA